One genomic segment of Bacteroidota bacterium includes these proteins:
- a CDS encoding acyl-CoA dehydrogenase family protein — MDFKNTESLEMVSSVARDFAEKYVRPDMMIWDEDQIFPVEVFKKAGELGLMGVFVPEEYGGSGFGYFEYVNVIREISKVCGSIGLSVAAHNSLCTGHILQHGNEEQKKKYLPLLATAEWIGSWGLTEPNTGSDAGNMKCTAVKEGDEWVLNGTKCWITHGRSSDVLVVIARTGEPRTKNNSSAFIVERNTPGFSAGKKENKLGMRASETTELIFDNCRIPIANLIGKVGEGFKQAMKVLDGGRISIAALGLGIGEGAYLAAKKYAQERHQFDQPISNFQGIAFKLADMATKIKAGELLTMQAADLKNRGEKVTKISAMAKYYTSEAAVSISNDAVQIFGGYGYTKEFPVEKFYRDSKLCTIGEGTSEIQKLVIAREILS; from the coding sequence ATGGATTTTAAAAATACAGAATCACTGGAAATGGTTTCTTCCGTTGCAAGGGATTTTGCTGAAAAATATGTGCGACCTGATATGATGATATGGGATGAAGATCAAATCTTTCCTGTTGAAGTATTTAAAAAAGCAGGAGAACTTGGTTTGATGGGTGTGTTTGTCCCCGAGGAATATGGTGGCTCCGGATTTGGATATTTTGAATATGTAAATGTGATTCGTGAAATTTCAAAAGTATGTGGATCTATAGGCTTATCCGTTGCTGCGCATAATTCATTATGTACAGGTCATATTTTGCAACATGGAAATGAAGAACAAAAGAAAAAATATTTACCACTGCTTGCCACCGCAGAATGGATTGGTTCCTGGGGATTAACTGAACCGAATACAGGAAGTGATGCGGGGAATATGAAATGTACCGCTGTTAAAGAAGGAGATGAGTGGGTGTTAAATGGAACAAAATGCTGGATTACACATGGTAGATCTTCTGATGTATTAGTCGTGATAGCAAGAACAGGAGAACCCAGAACAAAAAATAATTCCAGTGCTTTTATTGTGGAACGTAATACCCCGGGATTTTCTGCTGGTAAAAAAGAAAATAAACTAGGAATGCGTGCTTCTGAAACAACAGAACTTATTTTTGATAACTGCCGGATACCAATTGCAAACCTTATTGGGAAAGTGGGAGAGGGATTTAAACAAGCAATGAAAGTTTTGGATGGTGGCAGGATTTCAATTGCAGCTTTGGGTTTAGGTATAGGGGAAGGCGCATATCTTGCTGCAAAAAAATATGCCCAAGAGCGCCATCAATTTGATCAGCCTATTTCAAATTTTCAGGGTATTGCCTTTAAATTAGCTGATATGGCAACCAAAATAAAAGCGGGAGAATTACTGACAATGCAAGCAGCAGATTTGAAAAACAGAGGAGAAAAAGTTACTAAGATTTCTGCAATGGCTAAATATTATACTTCTGAAGCTGCAGTTAGTATTTCAAATGATGCCGTTCAAATTTTTGGTGGATATGGATACACCAAAGAATTCCCAGTTGAGAAATTTTATCGTGATTCAAAACTTTGTACTATTGGAGAAGGCACTTCCGAAATTCAAAAATTAGTAATTGCAAGAGAAATTTTATCATAA
- a CDS encoding 30S ribosomal protein S21, producing the protein MLIIDAREADSIDKALKNYKKKFEKAGILRELRRRQAFIKPSIVRRTEILKARYKQQIMMDMEE; encoded by the coding sequence ATGCTAATTATAGATGCAAGAGAAGCAGATTCAATCGACAAAGCTTTAAAAAATTACAAAAAGAAATTTGAAAAGGCGGGAATTCTGCGTGAGCTTAGAAGACGTCAGGCATTTATTAAACCTTCCATTGTCAGACGTACTGAAATATTGAAAGCTAGATATAAGCAACAGATTATGATGGATATGGAGGAATAA
- a CDS encoding 50S ribosomal protein L1, with product MKITKNRKKTDGKLEPGKMYTIQEASALVKQVTTCKFNASVDLHIRLGIDPRKADQAIRGTTALPHGTGKEKKVLVLCTPEFEEDARKAGADFIGLDDYVEKIMGGWTDIDVVIATPSVMPKIAKLGRVLGPRNLMPNPKVGTVTNDVGNAVTEVKRGKVAFKVDKYGIIHSSIGRISFEPNQIAENSEELIRTLSRMKPSSAKGIYFKSITMASTMSPGIAIDPRTIPGA from the coding sequence GTGAAAATTACAAAGAATAGAAAAAAAACCGACGGAAAATTGGAGCCAGGAAAGATGTATACCATTCAGGAAGCATCTGCACTTGTAAAACAAGTTACCACATGTAAGTTTAATGCATCTGTAGATTTGCATATACGTTTGGGTATTGATCCCAGGAAAGCAGATCAAGCAATCAGAGGAACTACTGCATTGCCTCATGGTACTGGTAAGGAGAAGAAAGTATTGGTATTGTGTACCCCCGAATTTGAGGAGGATGCAAGAAAGGCGGGAGCAGATTTTATTGGCCTCGATGATTATGTAGAAAAAATCATGGGTGGTTGGACTGACATCGATGTGGTAATTGCCACACCAAGTGTGATGCCTAAAATTGCAAAACTCGGTAGAGTATTGGGACCAAGAAACTTGATGCCAAATCCAAAAGTAGGTACTGTAACTAATGATGTTGGAAATGCTGTTACTGAAGTTAAAAGAGGTAAAGTAGCATTCAAGGTTGATAAATATGGTATCATCCATTCATCTATTGGAAGAATTTCTTTTGAACCCAATCAAATTGCTGAGAATAGCGAAGAATTGATCCGGACTTTGTCTAGAATGAAACCATCTTCTGCAAAAGGAATTTATTTTAAAAGTATTACAATGGCAAGTACAATGAGTCCCGGAATTGCTATTGATCCAAGAACAATACCGGGTGCCTAA
- a CDS encoding helix-hairpin-helix domain-containing protein, translating to MQLRITMRIKRIIHRHLTFSRSERWMLIYFAVIILAIFISKNFIVDLFTRRDREASLKEHQELVAQILHIKDSLSIVYNEVNFEEELENESALFKFNPNTIDYATWIELGISEKVASIIINYVNKGGKFYSANDLLKVYGFKAEYLERLQPYIVFENSESISKTIIRKDEIDYFIFDPNQILINDWVQLGIHYSIAERIVNYLSKGGHFYQVDDLKKIYGFKEDDFERLKSYMVIAERNPEENLAKELATGEISTNEINAFTKNDLMILGFTSKVADNFINYRSKLGGFYSKQQLLEIWDINKEMAESVFQKYSLDTINIKHIRMNSASEEELKNHPYISDELAEAIILYRNKTGKFYSITEIFKAGYVSKKTFEKLAHYLQL from the coding sequence ATGCAACTACGCATCACCATGAGAATAAAGCGTATCATTCACCGACATCTTACTTTTTCACGCAGCGAGCGTTGGATGCTGATTTATTTTGCAGTTATTATCCTAGCAATATTTATTAGTAAAAATTTTATTGTGGATTTATTTACCCGTAGAGATCGAGAGGCGTCTTTAAAAGAACATCAGGAACTTGTTGCTCAAATACTTCATATTAAAGATTCCTTATCAATTGTTTATAATGAAGTGAATTTTGAGGAGGAGCTGGAAAATGAAAGTGCATTATTCAAATTTAATCCCAATACAATTGATTATGCAACTTGGATTGAATTAGGGATTTCGGAAAAAGTAGCAAGTATTATTATAAATTATGTGAATAAGGGAGGCAAATTTTATAGTGCAAATGATTTGCTGAAAGTGTATGGTTTTAAAGCGGAATATTTGGAAAGACTACAACCGTATATTGTTTTTGAAAATTCAGAATCAATTTCTAAAACCATTATTAGGAAGGATGAAATTGATTATTTTATTTTCGATCCCAATCAGATTTTAATTAATGATTGGGTACAATTAGGTATTCATTATTCAATTGCCGAACGCATTGTTAATTATCTTTCCAAAGGGGGGCATTTCTATCAAGTGGATGATCTAAAAAAAATATACGGATTTAAAGAAGATGATTTTGAGAGGTTGAAATCTTATATGGTAATTGCCGAAAGAAATCCAGAAGAAAATTTGGCCAAAGAATTAGCAACAGGTGAAATTTCAACAAATGAAATAAATGCATTTACAAAAAATGATTTGATGATTCTTGGCTTCACTTCAAAGGTGGCAGATAATTTTATTAATTATCGAAGTAAGTTGGGAGGATTTTATTCTAAACAACAATTATTGGAAATTTGGGATATAAATAAAGAAATGGCTGAATCAGTATTTCAGAAATATTCTTTAGATACAATTAATATAAAGCATATCCGAATGAACAGCGCTTCAGAAGAGGAATTAAAAAATCATCCCTATATTTCGGACGAATTAGCTGAAGCAATAATACTTTATCGCAATAAGACAGGTAAATTCTACAGCATAACAGAAATTTTTAAAGCCGGTTATGTCTCAAAAAAGACTTTTGAAAAATTGGCACATTACCTACAATTATGA
- a CDS encoding adenine phosphoribosyltransferase has product MSLESRIKLAIRDVADFPKEGVVFKDLTPLLLDPVLTEDITNEIIQRVNGERIDAVCAVESRGFLYGMVLAHKLKVPFIPIRKKGKLPGETIEFTYDLEYGSATVEVHLEDIQAGWNVLVHDDLLATGGTAAAATELMKMRHAKVVAYAFLLELDFLHGRKRLEKYNSKIISLVTYN; this is encoded by the coding sequence ATGAGTTTAGAATCAAGAATAAAACTAGCTATACGTGATGTAGCAGATTTTCCAAAAGAGGGTGTTGTGTTTAAAGATTTGACACCATTATTATTAGACCCTGTGCTAACTGAGGATATTACAAACGAAATTATTCAACGAGTAAATGGAGAAAGAATTGACGCTGTTTGCGCCGTTGAAAGTAGAGGATTTCTATACGGTATGGTGCTGGCGCATAAATTAAAAGTGCCCTTTATACCCATTAGGAAAAAAGGAAAATTACCCGGAGAAACAATTGAATTTACTTATGATCTGGAATATGGTTCAGCCACAGTTGAAGTGCATTTGGAAGATATTCAGGCGGGTTGGAATGTGCTGGTTCATGATGATTTATTAGCAACAGGTGGCACTGCCGCTGCAGCAACTGAACTTATGAAAATGCGCCATGCAAAAGTTGTAGCCTATGCCTTCCTTTTAGAATTGGATTTTCTACATGGTAGAAAACGACTTGAAAAATATAACTCAAAAATAATTTCTTTAGTAACCTATAATTAA
- the secE gene encoding preprotein translocase subunit SecE has translation MNKIRSYIMESYQELRYKVNWPTWPELQNSATIVLVAAAILSIVIFAMDFVSNEGLTLFYSLF, from the coding sequence ATGAATAAGATCAGATCATACATAATGGAGTCGTATCAAGAATTACGATATAAAGTAAATTGGCCTACTTGGCCGGAACTGCAAAATAGCGCCACAATTGTTTTGGTTGCAGCAGCAATACTTTCGATTGTGATTTTTGCAATGGACTTTGTTTCTAACGAAGGGCTGACTTTATTCTATAGTTTATTTTAA
- the raiA gene encoding ribosome-associated translation inhibitor RaiA, which yields MQIDIQSIRFTADTKLIDYTEKKIGKLDTFFDKIQRAEVYLKLENGNAQVKDKVAEVRLFLPGVDIFAKNMNKSFEESIDECFEDLRKQIMKRKEKLQEK from the coding sequence ATGCAAATAGATATTCAGTCAATTCGATTTACAGCCGACACAAAGCTTATTGATTATACAGAAAAAAAAATAGGTAAGCTTGATACATTCTTTGACAAAATTCAAAGAGCAGAAGTTTATCTTAAATTAGAAAATGGCAATGCACAAGTAAAAGATAAAGTTGCCGAAGTCAGGCTCTTTTTACCAGGTGTAGATATTTTTGCAAAAAATATGAATAAATCTTTCGAAGAATCAATTGATGAATGTTTCGAAGACCTTCGTAAGCAGATAATGAAGCGGAAAGAAAAATTACAAGAGAAATAG
- the tuf gene encoding elongation factor Tu: MAKEQFVRSKPHVNIGTIGHVDHGKTTLTAAITLILSDMGLAEKKDYDSIDNAPEEKERGITINTSHVEYSTVNRHYAHVDCPGHADYVKNMVTGAAQMDGAILVVAATDGPMPQTREHILLARQVGVPAVVVFMNKVDLVDDPELLDLVEMEIRDLLNFYEYPGDTVSIIRGSALKAMEGDENSKQQILDLMAAVDTEIPIPPREIDKPFLMPVEDVFSITGRGTVATGRIERGVVNSGESVDIIGLTFETQKSTVTGVEMFRKILDRGEAGDNVGLLLRGIEKDQIRRGMVICKPASVTPHTEFKCETYVLKKEEGGRHTPFFNKYRPQFYFRTTDVTGEVTLPEGVEMVMPGDNVTMTVKLIYPIAMEKGLRFAIREGGRTVGAGQVTEILK, translated from the coding sequence ATGGCTAAAGAACAATTTGTACGTTCAAAACCGCACGTGAACATAGGAACCATTGGTCACGTGGATCACGGTAAAACTACCCTTACAGCTGCAATCACTTTGATTTTATCAGATATGGGATTAGCTGAGAAAAAGGATTATGATTCAATTGACAATGCACCTGAAGAAAAAGAACGGGGTATTACTATCAACACATCACACGTTGAGTATTCGACCGTAAATCGGCACTATGCACACGTGGATTGTCCGGGACACGCCGACTATGTAAAAAACATGGTTACTGGTGCGGCTCAAATGGATGGTGCTATCCTTGTTGTTGCGGCAACTGATGGTCCTATGCCTCAAACTAGAGAGCACATTCTGTTAGCTCGTCAAGTAGGTGTGCCTGCTGTTGTGGTATTCATGAATAAGGTAGATCTTGTAGATGATCCTGAATTATTAGATCTTGTTGAAATGGAAATTCGTGATCTTCTCAACTTCTATGAATATCCTGGAGATACTGTTTCAATAATTCGTGGTTCAGCTTTGAAAGCAATGGAAGGTGATGAAAACAGTAAGCAACAAATTTTGGATTTAATGGCGGCTGTTGATACAGAGATACCAATTCCTCCAAGGGAAATAGACAAACCATTCTTAATGCCAGTTGAAGATGTCTTCTCAATTACTGGTCGTGGAACCGTTGCGACAGGAAGAATTGAAAGAGGTGTTGTAAACTCTGGGGAATCAGTAGATATAATTGGGCTTACATTCGAAACCCAAAAATCAACTGTAACTGGCGTTGAGATGTTCCGCAAAATATTAGATCGAGGTGAAGCCGGTGATAATGTGGGTTTACTTTTACGAGGTATTGAAAAAGACCAAATCCGCAGAGGAATGGTAATTTGCAAACCAGCATCAGTTACTCCACACACTGAGTTTAAATGCGAAACTTATGTATTGAAAAAAGAAGAAGGTGGACGCCACACTCCATTTTTCAATAAGTATCGTCCGCAATTCTATTTCCGTACCACAGATGTTACAGGTGAAGTTACATTACCTGAAGGTGTAGAAATGGTGATGCCTGGTGATAATGTAACAATGACAGTAAAATTGATCTATCCAATTGCTATGGAGAAAGGATTGCGTTTTGCAATTCGTGAAGGCGGTAGAACAGTGGGTGCTGGACAGGTAACTGAAATTTTAAAATAA
- the nusG gene encoding transcription termination/antitermination factor NusG → MAEETKWYVLRVISGKERKLKEYIEQNVNRNGWGHAIPNVLVPTEKIYKIKNGKKVIQEKNSLPGYILLEVNDEKVTHDMLQTISGITNVIHFLGKENPISLRKTEINRIMGKMDEMSEEGVTLNEPFIIGETVKIIDGPFNEFLGNVDEIYEDKKKLKVIVKIFGRKTPVELNFVQVEKVS, encoded by the coding sequence ATGGCTGAAGAAACGAAGTGGTATGTATTACGTGTGATTAGTGGTAAGGAACGCAAACTCAAAGAATATATTGAGCAGAACGTGAACCGCAATGGATGGGGCCATGCTATACCTAACGTTTTGGTTCCGACGGAAAAGATTTATAAAATTAAAAACGGAAAAAAAGTAATTCAAGAAAAAAATTCGCTTCCCGGTTACATTTTACTGGAAGTGAATGATGAAAAAGTAACACACGATATGCTGCAAACAATATCAGGTATAACAAATGTTATTCATTTTCTTGGAAAAGAAAACCCTATTTCACTCCGTAAAACTGAGATAAACAGGATTATGGGTAAAATGGATGAAATGAGTGAAGAAGGGGTTACCCTTAATGAACCATTTATTATAGGTGAGACTGTGAAAATAATTGATGGACCTTTCAATGAATTCTTGGGTAATGTAGACGAGATTTATGAAGACAAGAAAAAATTGAAAGTGATAGTTAAAATTTTCGGTAGAAAAACACCGGTTGAATTGAATTTTGTACAAGTAGAAAAAGTAAGCTGA
- the rplK gene encoding 50S ribosomal protein L11, with amino-acid sequence MAKEIINYVKLQVKGGQANPAPPIGPALGSKGINIMEFCKQFNARTQEKQGKILPVLITVYKDKSFDFIIKTPPATVLILEAAKKQKGSAEPNRNKVGNVTWDQVKLIAEEKMPDLNCFNVESAMKMVAGTARSMGINVTGDAPWNN; translated from the coding sequence ATGGCAAAGGAAATTATTAACTATGTAAAATTACAGGTGAAAGGCGGACAGGCTAACCCTGCACCACCAATCGGACCTGCACTTGGTTCCAAGGGTATTAACATTATGGAATTCTGTAAGCAGTTTAATGCCAGGACACAAGAAAAGCAAGGGAAAATATTACCGGTTTTGATAACCGTATATAAGGATAAATCTTTTGATTTTATCATTAAAACCCCACCTGCAACTGTTCTGATTTTGGAAGCTGCAAAAAAACAAAAAGGCTCGGCAGAACCTAATCGCAATAAAGTTGGGAATGTTACTTGGGATCAGGTAAAACTAATAGCAGAAGAAAAAATGCCCGACTTGAATTGCTTTAATGTGGAGAGTGCCATGAAAATGGTTGCCGGCACAGCAAGAAGTATGGGCATAAATGTAACAGGCGATGCGCCCTGGAATAATTAA
- a CDS encoding tyrosine-type recombinase/integrase, producing the protein MHLNGFYTYLQYEKRYSKHTLEAYKNDIEQFNNYLHLIYSEMDSDLLDVNHRQVRSWIVNLMEKGLEAKSVNRKISSLKTYFRFLLKKGVIINNPMQKVIAPKIPKPLPVFVDLISMEKVFTSIQTNYPETEPIEIFVKLRDLLIIDLLYSTGIRRSELLGLHTNSIDIYNNSMKVLGKGNKERIIPINLRLIALLKSYLKIRNSIFGESHNLLVTEKGEPAYPGLIYTIVNRLLTGNTSITRRSPHVLRHSFATHLSNNGAELNAIKELLGHASLASTQIYTHNTIEKLKEAHKQAHPKA; encoded by the coding sequence ATGCATCTGAACGGGTTTTATACATATTTACAATACGAAAAAAGATATAGTAAGCACACTTTAGAAGCTTATAAAAATGATATTGAGCAATTCAATAATTATCTGCATTTAATATATTCTGAAATGGATTCTGACTTGCTTGATGTAAATCATAGGCAAGTGCGCTCCTGGATTGTGAATCTCATGGAAAAAGGTTTGGAAGCGAAATCTGTAAATAGAAAAATCTCTTCTTTAAAAACGTATTTCAGATTTCTTTTGAAGAAAGGAGTAATAATTAATAATCCGATGCAAAAAGTGATTGCTCCTAAAATACCAAAACCATTACCTGTTTTTGTGGATTTAATTTCAATGGAAAAAGTATTTACATCTATTCAAACAAATTATCCTGAAACAGAACCAATAGAAATTTTTGTGAAATTGAGGGATTTACTTATAATTGATTTGCTATACTCTACTGGAATCCGTCGTAGTGAATTGCTGGGACTTCATACAAATTCAATTGATATTTACAACAACTCAATGAAAGTTTTGGGAAAGGGTAATAAAGAAAGAATTATTCCAATAAATTTAAGATTAATAGCACTGCTTAAGTCGTATTTGAAGATTAGAAATAGTATCTTTGGAGAATCACATAATTTATTAGTTACAGAAAAAGGAGAGCCCGCTTATCCGGGGTTAATTTACACTATAGTGAATAGACTACTTACAGGAAATACAAGCATCACAAGGCGGAGTCCGCATGTGCTTCGGCATTCATTTGCAACTCATTTAAGTAACAATGGCGCTGAATTAAATGCTATAAAGGAATTGCTAGGTCACGCAAGTTTAGCCAGTACACAAATATATACTCATAATACAATTGAGAAACTAAAAGAAGCTCATAAACAGGCACATCCAAAAGCCTGA
- the rplL gene encoding 50S ribosomal protein L7/L12: protein MVELKEFAEKLVSLSVKEVNELAKILKDEYGIEPAASAPVMVAGAGGGAGDAGAAEAEKTAFDVVLKSAGAAKLNVVKIVKDITGLGLKEAKDLTDNTPSNVKEGVSKAEAEEIAAKLKEAGAEVEVK from the coding sequence ATGGTAGAATTAAAAGAGTTTGCAGAAAAGCTGGTTAGTTTATCTGTAAAAGAGGTTAACGAACTCGCTAAAATACTTAAAGATGAGTACGGAATAGAACCCGCTGCCTCTGCACCGGTAATGGTTGCAGGTGCTGGTGGTGGTGCTGGCGACGCTGGTGCTGCTGAAGCAGAAAAAACAGCTTTCGACGTAGTACTTAAAAGTGCTGGAGCTGCAAAATTAAACGTAGTGAAAATCGTAAAAGATATTACTGGACTTGGATTAAAAGAGGCTAAAGATTTAACCGACAATACTCCAAGTAATGTTAAAGAAGGTGTAAGTAAAGCAGAAGCAGAAGAAATTGCTGCTAAGTTAAAGGAGGCCGGCGCTGAAGTTGAGGTCAAGTAA
- a CDS encoding 50S ribosomal protein L10, whose product MNKDQKSLAIEELKNQVGQYDNFYIADASTLSVADVNKLRRLCFNKGIKFHVVKNTLLRKALESHGEKYEGLYEILHGPTSVMFSESLNEPAKVIKQFRKENDKEKPSLKGAYVGEGVFIGEENLESLINMKTREELVGEIIGLLQSPARNVISALQSSGSKLAGIVKTLSEKEA is encoded by the coding sequence ATGAATAAAGATCAAAAATCCCTTGCAATTGAAGAATTGAAGAATCAGGTTGGGCAATATGATAATTTTTATATTGCAGATGCCTCAACTCTTTCTGTAGCAGACGTAAATAAATTGCGCCGTCTTTGCTTTAACAAAGGGATTAAATTCCACGTGGTAAAAAATACTTTACTGCGCAAAGCTTTGGAATCTCATGGTGAAAAATATGAAGGTTTATATGAAATTCTCCATGGGCCAACTTCCGTTATGTTCAGTGAATCTCTTAATGAACCGGCAAAGGTTATCAAACAATTCCGTAAGGAAAATGATAAAGAAAAACCGAGTCTGAAAGGTGCATATGTAGGTGAAGGAGTTTTCATAGGTGAAGAAAATTTAGAATCACTTATCAATATGAAAACAAGAGAAGAACTTGTTGGCGAAATTATTGGTTTATTGCAGAGTCCTGCACGAAATGTTATTTCTGCATTGCAATCAAGCGGCAGCAAGCTTGCCGGAATAGTAAAAACCCTTTCTGAAAAAGAAGCATAA